In Camelus bactrianus isolate YW-2024 breed Bactrian camel chromosome 18, ASM4877302v1, whole genome shotgun sequence, one DNA window encodes the following:
- the LOC105064835 gene encoding pancreatic adenocarcinoma up-regulated factor — protein sequence MEGGPGTARIPSAGTRPQDSPGQELLTPQLETMLLWLTLALLWSSSCWAGQTYGPGGGWYFSTSKDNANEITGIRVCIGAVGIVKSIQVRYGSSWSERYGVAGGTCQEFLLQPGEHITAVYGSYRLFLRYLLIYTDQNNWTVFGENGGRNFFALPDGSEKVLTGIFGQYKLLGISSIGFEWDYPLVEVTTVQPFSAST from the exons ATGGAAGGGGGACCAGGCACCGCAAGAATCCCCAGTGCCGGGACCAGGCCACAAGACTCTCCAGGCCAG GAGCTCTTGACTCCCCAGCTAGAAACCATGCTGCTGTGGCTGACCCTCGCCCTCCTGTGGAGCAGCTCCTGCTGGGCAGGAC AGACCTATGGACCCGGAGGAGGCTGGTATTTCAGTACCTCCAAAGACAATGCAAATGAAATAACCGGGATTCGAGTGTGTATAGGTGCTGTGGGCATAGTTAAGAG CATCCAGGTGAGGTATGGCTCCTCCTGGAGTGAACGCTATGGAGTTGCAGGTGGGACGTGCCAggaatttctcctgcagccaggcGAACACATTACAGCAGTCTACGGCTCCTACAGGCTTTTCCTCCGGTACTTGCTGATTTACACTGACCAAAATAACTGGACTGTATTTGGAGAGAATGGTGGCAGGAACTTTTTTGCCTTACCTGATGGGAGTGAGAAGGTGCTCACTGGAATCTTTGGGCAGTATAAGTTGCTGGGCATCTCCAGCATAGGCTTTGAGTGGGATTATCCTCTAGTAGAGGTGACCACTGTTCAACCATTTAGTGCCTCAACCTGA
- the LOC105064915 gene encoding testisin isoform X2, which translates to MDARVGALLLAQLLVQIEVGRQALQDEELLLPGFQNSSLLTWPCGQRSIPTRIVGGKDTELGRWPWQASLRLWGSHHCGGSLLNRRWVLSAAHCFEKNNDPYEWTAQFGELSAMPSIWNLQAYYNRYQVEQIFLSHGYMGGSSSDIALLKLSTSVNYNKYIQPICVLANNYEFENRTDCWVTGWGDIKEDQGLPSPYILQEVEVGIINTTMCNHLFSLPSFRHDIWGDMVCAGDPQGDKDACFGDSGGPLACEKKGVWYQIGIVSWGVGCGRPNRPGVYTNVSSHYEWIRMVMVKNSIHRPDLSPPLLLLPLLWAPPFLLLA; encoded by the exons ATGGACGCGCGGGTCGGGGCGCTGCTGCTGGCGCAGCTGTTGGTGCAGATCGAAGTCGGGAGGCAGG CGTTGCAGGATGAGGAACTGCTGCTTCCAG GTTTCCAGAACTCGTCGTTGCTCACAT GGCCTTGCGGCCAACGGAGCATCCCGACACGCATAGTGGGTGGAAAGGACACGGAGCTGGGGCGCTGGCCGTGGCAGGCCAGCCTGCGCCTCTGGGGCAGCCACCACTGCGGAGGGAGCCTGCTCAACCGCCGCTGGGTGCTCTCGGCCGCGCACTGCTTCGAAAA GAACAATGATCCCTACGAATGGACAGCCCAGTTTGGTGAGCTATCCGCCATGCCATCCATTTGGAACCTACAGGCCTATTACAACCGTTACCAGGTGGAGCAGATTTTTTTGAGCCACGGATACATGGGGGGTTCCTCGTCTGACATTGCCCTGTTGAAGCTGTCCACCTCTGTCAACTACAATAAGTACATCCAGCCCATCTGTGTCCTGGCCAACAACTACGAGTTCGAGAACCGGACTGACTGCTGGGTGACCGGCTGGGGGGACATCAAAGAAGATCAAG GACTGCCATCTCCTTACATCCTCCAGGAAGTGGAGGTCGGCATCATAAACACCACCATGTGTAACCACCTGTTCTCCCTGCCCTCTTTCCGCCATGACATCTGGGGAGACATGGTTTGTGCTGGCGATCCTCAAGGCGACAAGGATGCTTGCTTT GGTGACTCAGGCGGACCCTTGGCCTGTGAAAAGAAAGGGGTGTGGTATCAGATTGGAATCGTGAGCTGGGGAGTGGGCTGCGGTAGGCCGAACCGGCCCGGCGTCTACACCAACGTTAGCTCGCACTACGAATGGATCCGAATGGTTATGGTCAAAAACAGCATTCACAGGCCAGACCTCAGCCCGCCGCTgctgctcctccctctgctctgggCTCCCCCATTCCTTCTGCTGGCCTGA
- the LOC105064915 gene encoding testisin isoform X1 produces the protein MGEDGARGDRRELTFSLTPTFPTQRCRMRNCCFQVRPPGGALLCSGHLDRRLKGASSSPLSPASGFQNSSLLTWPCGQRSIPTRIVGGKDTELGRWPWQASLRLWGSHHCGGSLLNRRWVLSAAHCFEKNNDPYEWTAQFGELSAMPSIWNLQAYYNRYQVEQIFLSHGYMGGSSSDIALLKLSTSVNYNKYIQPICVLANNYEFENRTDCWVTGWGDIKEDQGLPSPYILQEVEVGIINTTMCNHLFSLPSFRHDIWGDMVCAGDPQGDKDACFGDSGGPLACEKKGVWYQIGIVSWGVGCGRPNRPGVYTNVSSHYEWIRMVMVKNSIHRPDLSPPLLLLPLLWAPPFLLLA, from the exons ATGGGGGAGGACGGGGCGCGTGGAGACCGAAGGGAGCTCACCTTCTCTCTTACCCCCACTTTCCCCACCCAGCGTTGCAGGATGAGGAACTGCTGCTTCCAGGTAAGGCCTCCAGGAGGCGCGCTTCTCTGTTCAGGGCACCTGGACCGGCGCTTGAAGGGCGCCTCATCTTCTCCTCTCTCCCCCGCCTCAGGTTTCCAGAACTCGTCGTTGCTCACAT GGCCTTGCGGCCAACGGAGCATCCCGACACGCATAGTGGGTGGAAAGGACACGGAGCTGGGGCGCTGGCCGTGGCAGGCCAGCCTGCGCCTCTGGGGCAGCCACCACTGCGGAGGGAGCCTGCTCAACCGCCGCTGGGTGCTCTCGGCCGCGCACTGCTTCGAAAA GAACAATGATCCCTACGAATGGACAGCCCAGTTTGGTGAGCTATCCGCCATGCCATCCATTTGGAACCTACAGGCCTATTACAACCGTTACCAGGTGGAGCAGATTTTTTTGAGCCACGGATACATGGGGGGTTCCTCGTCTGACATTGCCCTGTTGAAGCTGTCCACCTCTGTCAACTACAATAAGTACATCCAGCCCATCTGTGTCCTGGCCAACAACTACGAGTTCGAGAACCGGACTGACTGCTGGGTGACCGGCTGGGGGGACATCAAAGAAGATCAAG GACTGCCATCTCCTTACATCCTCCAGGAAGTGGAGGTCGGCATCATAAACACCACCATGTGTAACCACCTGTTCTCCCTGCCCTCTTTCCGCCATGACATCTGGGGAGACATGGTTTGTGCTGGCGATCCTCAAGGCGACAAGGATGCTTGCTTT GGTGACTCAGGCGGACCCTTGGCCTGTGAAAAGAAAGGGGTGTGGTATCAGATTGGAATCGTGAGCTGGGGAGTGGGCTGCGGTAGGCCGAACCGGCCCGGCGTCTACACCAACGTTAGCTCGCACTACGAATGGATCCGAATGGTTATGGTCAAAAACAGCATTCACAGGCCAGACCTCAGCCCGCCGCTgctgctcctccctctgctctgggCTCCCCCATTCCTTCTGCTGGCCTGA